A stretch of DNA from Montipora foliosa isolate CH-2021 chromosome 4, ASM3666993v2, whole genome shotgun sequence:
ggcccttatggcctcgttcaaggtgaaatattcttttgaatacTAAAaagggcggccattttggaataaggtgtatgttgtTACCAATTTCTGTGTTGCGAtcaaatagaccactttcataaatggagaCCACTTCTACATTCTTTATGTTAATTGGACCAACttccctcattttgaaacagaaattcttttgaaatttgctggtcgtaacgaggctagaaaggcttattagcattaaaataaaagaatattttatttggccgccactATAAAAGAGCTCTATTGCTTAAAGTTGGCCGGATGCAGCCCATTCTTCAATCCTGAATTAAcgattaacgattatcgttaattcttaatttgctctgaatttactattatcgttaatttagaagacttaatgcttgatatggattatgggaaatggtcatataaTATTTGCATGGACACAGGACTCGAACCTTAAGGCCTGGCTAAactaggaaacattgttgcggaaacattgttgcggacgCAAATGTTTCCCAGTTTAGCCGCGCGGGAAACATATGTTGCGGAAACAAATTTTGCTGCTCGGAAACATTTGcgtccgcaacaatgtttcctagtTTAGCCAGGCCTTTACCTACATCTAggaatagggagctttagcaacgacgactgGAACGGCAACGAGTACGTAATCacttcgcgattattccaagcATTTGGCATGACAATGCAGGGACGGCGGAACGTATTTTGTATTGGGGGAGCTAAAAAAGCAAGCGCCGGGGACGCTAACTTGGAGGGGGTttccgccagaaaattttgaaattttgaagctcggaaatgctactttTAGCATTCTCGGCGagatatcaaaaaaataaacgtggatcaaccgtaaaaaccgttttaaaagttttatttttttgcttgaaatagtgtggcagtccctcaatAATGAAACCAATACGAGtaacgcttaatttaggggagaaaatgcaaatttatcctcaagtgatgacgttcttcataaaacctcaaatttggctatttcacgttgtcgttttgctgacgacggcaaagaaatggacaaaaatgaaaaacgcacgttcagggcgtgcaaagctattgtttttgcctactaaccAAAGTACATCTACCTCCCCAAAGATATTGAAAAGCATGAGGAAAAAAGTATCAGAATTTGAAGCAAATTTTGGAATGACACAAGCTTTTGGTTGTGTTGATGGAACACATATTCCTATCAAGCGCCCTTCAGAAAACTCACaagattatttttgttataaacAATACTTCTCCCTAAATATTCAGGCTGTCTGTGACTACAGGGGATTCTTCATGGATGTAGAATGCAAGTGGCCTGGTAGTGTACACGATGCTAAGGTTTTTGCAAATTCTTCTATCAATGCAAAGTTAAGAGATAACAAGTTGCCAACTACTTACCAGTCACCAGTCTCAAGTGGTGTCAAAGTACCTAGCTATCTCATTGGTGACCCAGCATATCCACTGCTTCCATTCTGCATGAAAGAATATGATACATGTGCCAGAGATGAGCAAGTTATATTCAATAACCTGCTTCGTTCAGCTAGAAATCCCATTGAATGTGCTTTTGGGCGTCTTAAAGCAAGATGGGCCATACTTACCAGGAGTATGAATTTCAAGCTTGAGGAAATGCCAACAATTATTTATGCATGTTTTGTCTTGCATAATTTTTGTGAAAAGCAAAATGCATACATTGATCAAGATGTTGTGAATTCCCAAGTTGAAGTAATCAAGAGAAATGAAGCCCAATTCAAGAACATCCCAGATCCTACTTATTCTTACAATGAAGATGAAGGAAATGTCATCAGGAAAATTCTTACTGACATAGTGCTTCAGAACATGTAATTACTAAATCTGTGAAGTACATTTAAGCATTTTGAGCTTTACTAATTCAAATAATAAGTAAAACACACTAGAGTGCAAACAATATATCTGTGAAAAAGTACTAATActaaattttaatgttttatgcTAACTCCATTGTTTTCTGTTGTTCAACTAGTACTATTTTGTAAAAAATAGTTAGTACTTTTTCACGGATATATTGTTTGCACTCTAGAATATTCAATACTTAGATATTCAACATGTAATTTCATCAACTCTTGAGTTTTTAAAAATGAGCAGGGAGAAGTTTTAAAACCATTTAGAAACAGTCTGGATGGACATTGTGACTCAAAATGGTTATGTTACTCAAAATGGTTAGTGTAACAAGAGACCCTCACCTCCTTTTTTCCCTCctctgcaaaaatattcctcTCAGCATACCAAACTTAGATTTGTCATGATCAGGAAGGAATGTGTTCAGTTATTTAATAGTTgtgttatatttttaatttcctttatttctaataacaaaaatgaaaatcaaggaAAGTATTCTTTTGTAACTTACAATAACTCAACAATATCTCAACTAGCAATGAAATTGTAGTTGCAGATTATATAGAAAAATAGAATatataaaatacaaaatattctCAACGTGTGATTCCAAGCAATGACTGATCAAGCTATTCTCACTCTTGATTGTGGGAATTTTCAGCGGGGTTCAACATTTGGCTAAAATGAACAAGATACATATTTTACATGTGGGTTGGACCAGACTATGGTTATTGATAAACCATATCGATAAACATATGTTTGTTTTAGTCATATACCTAAAAAAATTACTCAATGCTGTTTGGCTTAGAAGAATGCTGTTCAAATTGCACagttttaagtgccaaaaaaatGTAATTCGGTGCAATTATTACAAACACAAATTCTAAGCCTCAGAAATACTGAAACTTAAATTAGTTTGAATTGTACTTTTTGGGATATATCATTTTTGTATTGTTTGTATCAATCACATATACAAATACAACAAGTGCTTCCTGACTGTTTCTATTCATTTTTCGCATGAAAGGGCATGCAAGAAATTTTTTTAGGTATATGATTTTAAAACAGGTAATAATATAGTTTCAAATTCAATTTGGAATAGCTGTTATTACGGTTATATGCGAATGATTTCAAACAATGAAGTCAAATCGAGGCACATgggcaaagctattgtttttgcctgatAGCCTTGACTTCAATCTATTGTTTAAGAGAAACGCATAtaactgtaataacagctattaATATAAACAAGTTCAAAAAGCTCAATTATTGCACTCGCCCCAGAGGGCTTTAATGTGCAATTTTGATACTTTTTGTAAAAAACATTGTgtaaattaattccaaattgaactcgaaactaTATTATTACCTATACTAACTTCAATAACAATGCTTTACTGATAACTTAACATGAATATCAACTAACAATAACACTGAAAACAAGACATGTTTTCAAGTATAATTATTCCCATTCTTGAGCGTGGGGATTTTGAGTGGGATCCAACATTTGGTGAAAGTAGCCAGGTTGCATATTTTGGACGTGATTTGGACCAGCATATGGTGCTTGATAAAACATATTCTGATTAACAGGAGTTGGAGGTTGAAATGATCGTGACAACATCTCTAATGATCTACATAACCCTTGACCAAGATCTGTCATAGCCTTGCTGATATCCTTGATGCTGCTTGTAAAGCTCTCTGTTGATTCTCGCATAGCCTGTGCTAAATCCTTTCTGAACTGTGCATCATCCTTTGCTTCCTTTAATAACAGTTGATCTCTTTGAGCAGCAGaaagacttttttcaagatgTTTCCTTTTGCTGTCAATCAAACGTGGTACAGAGCTTTTAGCTTTCTTACTGACTGGTTCTTCCTCTTCATTTTCTTCATCTTTCTCCTCTACATGTACACCTTCGTCTAACCCATCATTCTCACCTTTATCCTCTTCTACATTTTGTACTTCTTGTTCACAATCAATATCTTGTGTATCATCTTCTTCAAAATCATCTGAACCTACTCCGAATGCAAGAGGTTCAGATGAAGCTGATCCTCCCCATAAGGTCACAAGTTTGTCGTAATATTCAAAGACTATCTTTCCACTTCCACTCCTTCTACCTGAAACAACAGCTTTACTGAAATTCTGCCTTATCTCCTTTACTTTTTCCATAACTCTCTTGTTTCCTCTGTTTATGAGATCTGTTGATTCCTTTACAAgctttttggatttcttttgttcttcttttgaTAAATCTTTGAAATCTTCAGGCAAAGAAGGGGAAGTCACAGGACCGAAAAGAGTAACATCTTTATCGAGATAAATCTTTGCCATAGATATTCTGATTTCTTTATATTGATGGCTCTTATCGCCGTTGAAATCCAAACCTTTGTACAACATAGTTGCTTTATAACTCTGTAGAGAGTCTATTAAGTTCTCTATCATCTTTTCATCCCATCGAAATtgctttcttttccttgtttttggagCATTAGATTCACAATCTGGACTACTTTCtaccgccgccatgttgaagtGTGAGCCGCGTTCTTTTTGATCAGCGAACTTGACATGCGCAGAATGATAATTTTCAGCCCGGTTACCGGGATGGCGTGTtttatatgagaatttttcCAGCCCgcttgccgagatctcggcatCGCCAGGCGAGATCTCGGCAAGCGGGCCAGCCCGCCTAGCCATATAAACTCAATGAgtttttttacaaagaatgtatggagaGCCAAGATCTCGGTAAAGCGAGCCAGCCCGCTTACCGGGCTGGCTCGCctccatataaacaggccctaaatatgcaaatttgtgacgttcgcgttgccgtcgccgttgtcgttgctaaagttccctaataatagggagcttaaaatTTTACGACgggcgacggcaacaacaacaacaacgcaaaacaatgatatcattggttaaaagagcataaataatcgtgcagcacggattttacgacggattcttgcggtactctgcataagggccgctttacacgatacgattttgtcgcatgcgacaagctcgcgacaggcctacgacatgacttacgatggtcacagcgttttaaaacatgttttaaaatgctacgacattttttctgacgtacacaacaatcgtaaatccagtcgtgggcttgtcgtaagccgttgtcgcatgcgacaaagtcgtaccgtgtaaatcggccctaaggacgacgtgaaattaccaaatttgaggttttgacgacaacgtgagcatgcaacagagaattttctattctctattttgactttgtaactgctcgtatcaatttatttttacgatacttcgcccaaattgtaaaAAGTGAACTAGATaaaataaccgcgaaagaattatgataaCGCAAAAGGAtaacacaacaatcgtaaatcatgtcgtgggcctgtcgtaagggccgatttacacggtacttGTTTTCTGATGTACAGGAAATCATTTGTGGAATCATAACTTTGATTATGTCAGTGAAGGAAATTGTACTTTCAGTGCCATTCAGCAAAATAATGGTTCAGATCGACCACAAAGTGAAGctgctgtgaattttctttttgcaaaaaaaaacctgtcaaATTGTATTGAAAGTTTgctttttctttctattttcaTGTGTGTTGGAACAGTTCTATTAGTTCAGAGCTACGCTTGTCATGTAAAAGTAATCCTTGCACAGTGCTAAGGAACTTTTAGCAGACCCACATGTTCTTAGATAATTGAATCTGGACTTATATAAGTGTCGAGGAAACAATAATTCAAGAtcattaaaaacaacaacacagtTTTATGCTAAACAAATGGTAGCCCTTTATTTATATTACTCATGTAACTCTTTAATATCACGGGATACTTATATAACTTGTATGAGACATACTTCTCTCATTTCCATAACCTTTTTGTTTGCCTTTCATGATTAAAACATCTAATGTACCACAAAAAATATCCAATGTACACAAAGATGTATTGCTGATGTTTAATAAGTCATATACAATAATTGTTTATGACTCATTAAACATCAGCAAGATGTGTTCATGTACACTGGGTAttttttgtcaatatttgcaTCAGATGTGTAGAATTCACTATCACACTGCATTTGTAGatcagttaaaataaatcaGCACAAGATTGTCTGAAAACCACTACAGAGGAAGAGTCCAGTTAGCGTTGTTAATATTTTCTATCCAATAATTCGGCAGTTTTTGCGCAAggaacaaacaaattcttcaaattttaGTTCATTAATACTTATTGGATTCAAGCTTTCATTTCTTAGAAACATGTATCCTGAAATTATCATGATTGCCAAACTGaatcaaacgaaaaaaaaaaatgataataatattattatctcaCATGCATTGTATGATCAATTTCCAAATTGTTACATCCTGCAAAATGTTGAAGGCATTGAAATGATTAAAATTCTTTTGGATAATCACAAAATGCTGCATGAAATTTTAAACTAATCAGCGGGCTTGTCTtaaaaggcccaccttcaaccaacGGGCATTGCATACTGCGGAACAATtttcttaaatgaaaatctCACCtgaagctgaaattcatccaattagtAGGCTACGATAAACAATgcaaattttcataacaaaacaaactgtcaccatacaactcccatactgggcctgtGTCACCCTACAACGCCCATACTGTCGGTGAAGGTGGGCACTACGAGTCTCCCAGGTATCATTAATtcatcctttgttcaactccaAATCTTTGTTTGCATCTTCACCATACGAATCTGGCACCTGCCTAATTTCATATCTGCCCACCATCAGTGTCTTGGACCTAATTACATTGATTTCCTCCTTTGTTAGCTCCTGCTCCCTTACTCTCCATCCTTCTGCTCCTCTGCAGCaaaattaacaagaaaaagTTGTTAGCTAC
This window harbors:
- the LOC138001064 gene encoding uncharacterized protein, with the protein product MRKKVSEFEANFGMTQAFGCVDGTHIPIKRPSENSQDYFCYKQYFSLNIQAVCDYRGFFMDVECKWPGSVHDAKVFANSSINAKLRDNKLPTTYQSPVSSGVKVPSYLIGDPAYPLLPFCMKEYDTCARDEQVIFNNLLRSARNPIECAFGRLKARWAILTRSMNFKLEEMPTIIYACFVLHNFCEKQNAYIDQDVVNSQVEVIKRNEAQFKNIPDPTYSYNEDEGNVIRKILTDIVLQNM
- the LOC137999032 gene encoding uncharacterized protein, with product MARRAGPLAEISPGDAEISASGLEKFSYKTRHPGNRAENYHSAHVKFADQKERGSHFNMAAVESSPDCESNAPKTRKRKQFRWDEKMIENLIDSLQSYKATMLYKGLDFNGDKSHQYKEIRISMAKIYLDKDVTLFGPVTSPSLPEDFKDLSKEEQKKSKKLVKESTDLINRGNKRVMEKVKEIRQNFSKAVVSGRRSGSGKIVFEYYDKLVTLWGGSASSEPLAFGVGSDDFEEDDTQDIDCEQEVQNVEEDKGENDGLDEGVHVEEKDEENEEEEPVSKKAKSSVPRLIDSKRKHLEKSLSAAQRDQLLLKEAKDDAQFRKDLAQAMRESTESFTSSIKDISKAMTDLGQGLCRSLEMLSRSFQPPTPVNQNMFYQAPYAGPNHVQNMQPGYFHQMLDPTQNPHAQEWE